The Lentzea guizhouensis genome contains a region encoding:
- a CDS encoding beta-propeller fold lactonase family protein has protein sequence MSRLYVTNTNSDSVSVIDPATAAVARTIGVGVSPFRITPNGDGSRVYVVNVGINATVPDPEKTRVPGTLSVIDTATDAVVATVVVGRGPREAALSPDGSRVYVINQDSADVTVVDVATHTVVATVPVGKGPFGVAVSPDGRSVYVANFLSDSVSVIDAATDTVRATVAVAKGPFGVAVTPDGKGVYVANFDSDDVAVIDTDTNVARSEFRVGSKPIAVVITGNKAYVTNQDSGTVTVIDVARHEVETTVVVGELPQGAAVDPDGRSLYVANFGSNSVSVIDIATNAVSTTIRPVNQPTGIGVVRSPAQRD, from the coding sequence ATGTCCCGCCTGTACGTCACGAACACCAACTCCGACAGCGTCTCGGTGATCGACCCGGCCACCGCGGCGGTGGCGCGGACGATCGGCGTCGGCGTCTCGCCGTTCCGGATCACGCCCAACGGCGACGGTTCCCGCGTGTACGTCGTCAACGTCGGCATCAACGCCACGGTCCCCGACCCGGAGAAGACCAGGGTGCCCGGCACGCTGTCGGTGATCGACACCGCCACCGACGCGGTCGTCGCCACCGTGGTGGTCGGCCGGGGGCCGCGGGAGGCGGCACTCAGCCCCGACGGGTCCCGCGTCTACGTCATCAACCAGGACTCGGCGGACGTGACCGTCGTCGACGTGGCGACGCACACGGTGGTCGCCACGGTCCCGGTGGGCAAGGGCCCCTTCGGGGTCGCGGTGTCGCCGGACGGGCGCAGCGTCTACGTCGCGAACTTCCTGTCCGACAGCGTGTCCGTCATCGACGCGGCCACCGACACCGTCCGCGCGACCGTCGCCGTGGCGAAGGGCCCGTTCGGGGTGGCGGTGACACCGGACGGCAAGGGCGTCTACGTCGCGAACTTCGACTCGGACGACGTCGCGGTGATCGACACGGACACGAACGTCGCGCGCAGCGAGTTCCGCGTCGGCAGCAAGCCGATCGCCGTGGTGATCACCGGGAACAAGGCCTACGTCACGAACCAGGACTCCGGCACCGTCACCGTGATCGACGTGGCCCGCCACGAGGTGGAGACGACCGTCGTCGTCGGTGAGCTCCCGCAGGGCGCCGCCGTGGACCCCGACGGCCGCTCGCTCTACGTCGCGAACTTCGGGTCGAACAGCGTCTCGGTGATCGACATCGCGACGAACGCCGTGAGCACGACGATCCGCCCGGTCAACCAGCCGACCGGCATCGGGGTCGTGCGATCGCCCGCGCAGCGCGACTGA
- a CDS encoding VOC family protein, whose amino-acid sequence MSPHRGALAWFEIHVRDVTKAAEFYGTVFGWTFDPLGDADESLDGYLVITLANGEGAGGGLARTATPDEPAGRASSVLYLQVDDIPRTVELALSAGAAVHRPLMDIGGGHGLCAIIRDPDGNHVGLWSS is encoded by the coding sequence ATGTCCCCTCACCGCGGCGCGCTGGCGTGGTTCGAGATCCACGTCCGCGACGTGACCAAGGCGGCGGAGTTCTACGGCACCGTGTTCGGGTGGACGTTCGACCCGCTCGGCGACGCCGACGAGAGCCTCGACGGCTACCTCGTGATCACGCTGGCGAACGGCGAGGGCGCGGGCGGCGGCCTCGCCCGCACGGCCACGCCGGACGAGCCTGCCGGCCGCGCGTCGAGCGTGCTGTACCTGCAGGTGGACGACATCCCGCGGACGGTCGAGCTGGCCCTCTCCGCGGGAGCGGCGGTGCACCGCCCGCTCATGGACATCGGCGGCGGCCACGGATTGTGCGCGATCATCCGCGACCCGGACGGCAACCACGTCGGCCTCTGGTCGTCGTGA
- a CDS encoding ABC transporter permease has translation MSLGAALSDGVALTHRNLIKIKRVPDLLTTSLMGPIMSLLLFAFVFGSAIEVPGLSYREFLIAGIFTQTIAFNVVTTGSGLADDIQRGIMDRLRTLPISSSAVLVGRTTSDLMNNALALLVMSLTGLLIGWRVHTSVLEVIAGFLLLLLFGYAMSWVMAVVGLSVRAPEMVTNASFMVVMPLSFVANTYVSTERMPGVLRVIAEWNPISAVTQAARNLFGNVNPAAPPPGAWPLQNAELASVGWIVVIMLIFVPLAIQRYNKAVSR, from the coding sequence ATGAGCCTGGGGGCCGCGCTGAGCGACGGGGTGGCGCTCACCCACCGCAACCTGATCAAGATCAAGCGGGTGCCCGACCTGCTGACGACGTCCCTCATGGGACCAATCATGTCGTTGCTGCTGTTCGCGTTCGTGTTCGGCAGCGCGATCGAGGTTCCCGGGCTCTCCTACCGCGAGTTCCTGATCGCGGGCATCTTCACCCAGACCATCGCGTTCAACGTCGTGACGACCGGCAGCGGGCTCGCCGACGACATCCAGCGCGGGATCATGGACCGGCTGCGGACGTTGCCGATCTCCAGCTCCGCCGTGCTCGTCGGCCGCACGACGAGCGATCTGATGAACAACGCCCTCGCGTTGCTGGTCATGTCCCTCACCGGTCTGCTGATCGGCTGGCGCGTGCACACGTCGGTGCTCGAGGTGATCGCCGGCTTCCTGCTGCTGCTCCTGTTCGGGTACGCCATGTCGTGGGTTATGGCCGTCGTCGGCCTGTCCGTGCGCGCGCCGGAGATGGTCACCAACGCGAGCTTCATGGTCGTCATGCCGCTGTCGTTCGTCGCGAACACCTACGTCAGCACCGAGCGGATGCCCGGAGTGCTGCGCGTGATCGCCGAGTGGAATCCGATTTCCGCGGTCACCCAGGCCGCGCGGAACCTCTTCGGCAACGTGAACCCCGCCGCCCCGCCCCCCGGGGCGTGGCCCCTGCAGAACGCGGAACTGGCCTCGGTCGGCTGGATCGTCGTCATCATGCTCATCTTCGTTCCGCTCGCCATTCAGCGGTACAACAAAGCAGTCAGCCGCTGA
- a CDS encoding FG-GAP repeat domain-containing protein — MGAGTRVSRKVAVSLVAVVLVAGCTTRSEQPNSPPGASSETRPTATAPVATVPSAGTPAPVPPPATQASFAAVATFKAGDASADILAADLNGDGALDLATPNYNSNDVAVMLADGGGGYQAPVILTAGRTPNGLAAGDFNSDGHQDLVAANLGSDDVSLLLGDGTGKFGAPTAFPAGDGPARAVARDLNGDGFLDVVTPNLNGDDVTVLLGDGKGGFAAPGHHPAGDGALRLSVVDLDGDRKLDLAVSNYNSGDITVLKGDGGGRFGPPTAYPAGDTSAGAAIADFNDDGFADIVSALYEVDQIAVLFGDGKGGFGGPVVLGSGEHPSDTGVGDFNGDGFADIVAPNFDSDDVSLLHGDGKGGFSAPVSVKVGSGAPAIVVTDFNGDGKADFATADSLADTVSVLLNTTGG, encoded by the coding sequence ATGGGCGCCGGAACGCGCGTTTCCCGAAAAGTGGCGGTATCTCTGGTGGCGGTGGTGCTGGTCGCTGGCTGCACCACGAGGTCCGAGCAACCGAACTCCCCGCCGGGCGCCTCCTCGGAGACCCGGCCGACCGCGACCGCCCCGGTCGCGACCGTCCCGTCCGCGGGCACCCCGGCTCCCGTGCCGCCGCCCGCCACGCAGGCGTCGTTCGCGGCGGTCGCGACGTTCAAGGCAGGTGACGCGTCGGCGGACATCCTCGCCGCGGACCTCAACGGTGACGGCGCCCTGGACCTGGCGACGCCCAACTACAACTCCAACGACGTCGCGGTGATGCTGGCCGACGGCGGCGGCGGGTACCAGGCACCGGTGATCCTCACCGCGGGGCGCACGCCCAACGGTCTCGCCGCCGGTGACTTCAACTCCGACGGGCACCAGGACCTGGTGGCCGCGAACCTCGGTTCCGACGACGTGTCGCTGTTGCTGGGCGATGGCACCGGGAAGTTCGGCGCGCCCACGGCCTTCCCGGCCGGCGATGGACCCGCCCGCGCCGTGGCGAGGGACCTCAACGGCGACGGCTTCCTCGACGTGGTCACGCCGAACCTCAACGGCGACGACGTGACGGTGCTGCTCGGCGACGGCAAGGGCGGGTTCGCCGCACCGGGTCACCACCCGGCGGGCGACGGTGCGCTGCGGCTGTCCGTTGTGGACCTCGACGGGGACCGCAAGCTCGACCTCGCGGTGTCCAACTACAACTCGGGCGACATCACCGTGCTCAAGGGCGACGGCGGCGGCAGGTTCGGGCCTCCGACGGCCTACCCGGCGGGTGACACCTCGGCCGGCGCCGCGATCGCCGACTTCAACGACGACGGCTTCGCCGACATCGTGAGCGCCCTGTACGAGGTGGACCAGATCGCCGTGCTGTTCGGTGACGGCAAGGGCGGCTTCGGCGGACCTGTCGTGCTCGGCTCCGGCGAGCACCCCTCCGACACCGGTGTCGGCGACTTCAACGGCGACGGGTTCGCCGACATCGTGGCGCCGAACTTCGACTCCGACGACGTGAGCCTGCTGCACGGCGACGGCAAGGGCGGCTTCTCCGCCCCGGTGAGCGTCAAGGTCGGCAGCGGTGCGCCCGCGATCGTGGTCACCGACTTCAACGGTGACGGCAAGGCCGACTTCGCGACGGCGGACTCGCTCGCGGACACGGTCTCGGTGCTCCTCAACACCACCGGCGGCTGA
- a CDS encoding ATP-binding cassette domain-containing protein, giving the protein MADAIVAEQLVKRYGEVVALDGLSLRVPEGKILGLLGPNGAGKTTTVRVLTTLIKPDSGQATVAGFDTAKQGKALRKVIGVSGQYAAVDEYLTGFENLALVAKLYHLGRRDGAARARELLEQFDLTEAADRPVKGYSGGMRRRLDLAGALVVRPKVLFLDEPTTGLDPRSRNTTWDIIEELVAGGTTVLLTTQYLEEADRLADRIVVVDHGKVIAGGTAEELKVEVGGDRLEVSVAHPDELRKAREALTPIATGEPTANTEAKLLTVPVTPSDGVLMDAVKRLYDGSVAVTDVGLRRPTLDDVFLTLTGRTAEAPPDVVSENGQEPAKQKEQVR; this is encoded by the coding sequence ATGGCGGACGCGATCGTGGCCGAGCAACTGGTCAAGAGATACGGCGAGGTGGTGGCCCTCGACGGGCTCAGCCTCCGGGTACCGGAAGGGAAGATCCTCGGGCTCCTCGGCCCCAACGGTGCCGGCAAGACCACCACGGTGCGTGTGCTCACCACCTTGATCAAGCCCGACAGCGGGCAGGCCACCGTCGCCGGGTTCGACACCGCGAAGCAGGGCAAGGCGCTGCGCAAGGTGATCGGCGTGTCCGGGCAGTACGCGGCGGTCGACGAGTACCTCACCGGGTTCGAGAACCTCGCGCTCGTCGCGAAGCTCTACCACCTCGGCCGCCGCGACGGCGCCGCGAGGGCCCGTGAGCTGCTCGAGCAGTTCGACCTCACCGAGGCCGCCGACCGTCCGGTGAAGGGCTACTCCGGCGGCATGCGGCGCAGGCTCGACCTCGCGGGCGCGCTCGTGGTGCGGCCCAAGGTGCTGTTCCTGGACGAGCCGACCACCGGCCTCGACCCGCGCAGCCGCAACACGACGTGGGACATCATCGAGGAGCTGGTCGCGGGCGGCACCACGGTGCTGCTCACCACCCAGTACCTGGAGGAGGCCGACCGCCTCGCCGACCGGATCGTGGTCGTGGACCACGGCAAGGTGATCGCCGGCGGCACCGCCGAGGAGCTCAAGGTCGAGGTCGGCGGTGACCGGCTGGAGGTCTCGGTCGCGCACCCCGACGAGCTGCGCAAGGCCCGCGAGGCGCTGACGCCGATCGCGACCGGAGAGCCCACCGCCAACACCGAGGCCAAGCTGCTGACCGTTCCGGTGACGCCGTCGGACGGCGTCCTCATGGACGCGGTCAAGCGCCTCTACGACGGCTCGGTGGCGGTCACGGACGTCGGTCTGCGCCGCCCGACGCTGGACGACGTGTTCCTCACCCTCACCGGCCGCACCGCGGAGGCACCACCGGACGTGGTCTCGGAGAACGGCCAGGAGCCCGCCAAGCAGAAGGAGCAGGTCCGATGA
- a CDS encoding cytochrome P450: MTQLAGQPLPLACFDPSAPEVQRDPYPHYDRLLREDPVHRGVNGIWFVSRYDDVRTVLGEDRLVRQGIRDFWSQLVGPGPLSGILSRTVLFQDEPDHTRLRTLIMPAFAPRALRALEAEIDRLVAELVGQDAGELDVINDVAYPLALGVISTVLGLPAHDRDRLRAWSLRIGPTLDLAAGPAEIADGQAAMAELTGYLTDLVDTRPASGDLLGILCADGDTSREEIIAMVVTLIFAGHETVTNQIGNGVLALAAHPEQLELLRSRPGLVPGAVEEILRYDSSVQSNSRQLADDLELGGKTLRRGELVVALMGAANRDPARYAEPGRFDVTRTGVHPLSFGSGMRHCVGAVLARLELVAAFRALVRLPGWRLPTDPDALQYQRSTMFRGVLSLPLAHEAQTPRRTP; the protein is encoded by the coding sequence ATGACCCAGCTCGCCGGACAACCGCTTCCGCTCGCGTGCTTCGACCCCTCGGCCCCCGAGGTCCAGCGCGATCCGTACCCGCACTACGACCGGCTCCTGCGCGAGGACCCGGTGCACCGCGGCGTGAACGGCATCTGGTTCGTCTCGCGCTACGACGACGTGCGCACGGTCCTGGGCGAGGACCGCCTGGTGCGGCAGGGGATCCGCGACTTCTGGTCGCAGCTCGTCGGGCCCGGCCCGCTCAGCGGAATCCTCAGCAGAACGGTGCTGTTCCAGGACGAACCCGACCACACCCGGCTGCGGACGCTGATCATGCCCGCCTTCGCACCTCGCGCCCTGCGCGCGCTGGAGGCCGAGATCGACCGGCTCGTCGCCGAGCTGGTCGGCCAGGACGCGGGCGAGCTCGACGTGATCAACGACGTGGCGTACCCGTTGGCACTGGGCGTGATCTCCACCGTGCTCGGCCTGCCCGCGCACGACCGGGACCGCCTGCGCGCGTGGTCGTTGCGCATCGGCCCCACCCTCGACCTCGCGGCCGGCCCCGCGGAGATCGCCGACGGCCAGGCGGCGATGGCCGAGCTGACCGGCTACCTCACGGACCTGGTCGACACCCGCCCGGCATCGGGAGATCTGCTCGGAATCCTGTGCGCGGACGGGGACACCAGCCGCGAGGAGATCATCGCGATGGTGGTCACGCTGATCTTCGCGGGCCACGAGACCGTCACCAACCAGATCGGTAACGGCGTGCTGGCGCTCGCCGCCCACCCCGAACAGCTCGAGCTCCTGCGCTCGCGTCCCGGCCTCGTGCCCGGCGCAGTGGAGGAGATCCTCCGCTACGACTCGTCCGTGCAGTCCAACAGCAGGCAGCTCGCGGACGACCTGGAGCTCGGCGGGAAGACGTTGCGGCGCGGCGAGCTCGTGGTCGCGCTGATGGGCGCGGCCAACCGGGACCCCGCCCGCTACGCCGAACCCGGCCGGTTCGACGTCACCAGGACCGGCGTGCACCCGCTGTCGTTCGGCAGCGGCATGCGGCACTGCGTGGGCGCCGTCCTCGCCCGGCTCGAACTCGTCGCGGCGTTCCGCGCACTCGTACGGCTGCCCGGCTGGCGCCTGCCGACGGATCCCGACGCACTGCAGTACCAGCGCAGCACGATGTTCCGCGGCGTGCTGTCGCTCCCCCTCGCCCACGAGGCGCAGACCCCGAGGAGAACGCCATGA
- a CDS encoding cytochrome P450 translates to MTGTRQTDLGAPPPPSSEGERPFQEWLRVKREEQPVWQDQHGVWHLFRHEHVKRLCSDYATFSSTPTGMDSEMAMGNLTMLDPPEHRNLRRLVSVAFTPRTVARLEPRIREVTRELLDGASGEFDLAEVLAHPMPVIVIAELLGVPSSDRSHFAECADRILAVSIEDPNDPALAEQFEAVMSPLTDYLLEYVQARRRKPADDLVSALVAAEVDGARLSDAEIVMLGAIVLSAGHITSTLLIGNTILSLDENPEALRLVREDRSVVPAVVEEALRFRTPFAQVARITKQDVTIEGVTIPAGSSAVGWIVSANRDERAFSDAAKFDVRRDTSEHIAFSHGPHYCLGAALARLEAQISLGELLDRYSEIRLNPAVTPEFYPWQTAFGMRNVPVTTKLA, encoded by the coding sequence ATGACCGGAACGCGGCAGACAGACCTCGGCGCACCACCCCCGCCGTCGAGCGAGGGCGAGCGGCCGTTCCAGGAGTGGCTCCGCGTCAAACGCGAGGAGCAGCCGGTCTGGCAGGACCAGCACGGCGTCTGGCACCTCTTCCGGCACGAGCACGTGAAACGGCTCTGCTCGGACTACGCGACCTTCTCGTCCACGCCGACCGGCATGGACAGCGAGATGGCGATGGGCAACCTGACCATGCTCGACCCGCCGGAGCACCGGAACCTGCGCCGGCTGGTCTCCGTCGCGTTCACCCCCAGGACCGTCGCCCGGCTGGAACCGCGCATCCGCGAGGTGACGAGGGAGCTCCTCGACGGCGCGAGCGGTGAGTTCGACCTCGCCGAGGTGCTCGCCCACCCGATGCCGGTGATCGTGATCGCCGAGCTGCTCGGGGTGCCGTCGAGCGACCGCAGCCACTTCGCCGAGTGCGCGGACCGGATCCTCGCCGTCTCCATCGAGGACCCCAACGACCCCGCGCTCGCCGAGCAGTTCGAGGCGGTCATGTCCCCGCTCACCGACTACCTGCTCGAGTACGTGCAGGCCCGGCGGCGCAAGCCCGCGGACGACCTGGTGAGCGCACTGGTCGCGGCCGAGGTCGACGGCGCGCGGCTGAGCGACGCGGAGATCGTGATGCTCGGGGCGATCGTGCTGTCGGCGGGCCACATCACCAGCACGCTGCTGATCGGCAACACGATCCTGTCCCTCGACGAGAACCCGGAGGCGCTGCGACTGGTGCGCGAGGACCGGTCCGTCGTTCCCGCGGTGGTCGAGGAGGCGCTGCGGTTCCGCACCCCGTTCGCCCAGGTCGCCCGAATCACCAAGCAGGACGTCACCATCGAGGGCGTGACCATTCCCGCCGGGTCCTCGGCCGTCGGCTGGATAGTCTCCGCCAATCGCGACGAACGGGCGTTCAGCGACGCCGCGAAATTCGACGTGCGCCGGGACACGAGTGAGCACATCGCGTTCAGCCACGGCCCGCATTACTGCCTCGGCGCGGCACTGGCGCGACTCGAAGCGCAGATCTCACTCGGCGAACTGCTGGACCGCTATTCGGAAATTCGGCTGAATCCCGCCGTGACCCCGGAGTTCTACCCGTGGCAGACGGCGTTCGGCATGAGGAACGTTCCGGTGACGACGAAACTGGCGTGA
- a CDS encoding VOC family protein, whose translation MERVTGIGGVFFRAKDPAALSEWYDKHLGIYLKDDDDPWWPDRGPTFIQPFRSAEEFFGMPEHQTSMLNFRVRDLDAMLAQLREQGADVDDHISTTSGPGRYGWVTDPEGNRVELWEPSPDMLEEPARYKKD comes from the coding sequence ATGGAACGTGTCACGGGCATTGGCGGGGTGTTCTTCCGCGCCAAGGATCCGGCAGCCTTGAGCGAATGGTATGACAAGCACCTGGGCATCTATCTGAAGGACGACGACGACCCGTGGTGGCCCGACCGCGGGCCCACGTTCATCCAGCCCTTCCGCTCGGCCGAGGAGTTCTTCGGGATGCCCGAGCACCAGACGTCGATGCTGAACTTCCGGGTGCGCGACCTCGACGCGATGCTGGCCCAGCTGCGCGAGCAGGGCGCCGACGTGGACGACCACATCTCGACGACGTCGGGTCCCGGCCGGTACGGCTGGGTCACCGACCCCGAGGGCAACCGCGTCGAGCTGTGGGAGCCCAGCCCGGACATGCTCGAAGAGCCGGCGCGGTACAAGAAGGACTGA
- a CDS encoding enediyne antibiotic chromoprotein, whose amino-acid sequence MRSALRVAAPVAAVLLAFAGPPALASAGTISASPTSGLIDGQQITVRGSGFAAGDEVWISQCGTIGGLLRCSGAEGQVVSAVADASGSVSAQLLVRTTFTGYDENGQPAGQIDCAQASGCFVSASVGTGPELNRVAISFR is encoded by the coding sequence ATGCGTTCAGCTCTGCGCGTCGCGGCACCGGTCGCCGCGGTCCTGCTGGCGTTCGCGGGCCCGCCCGCGCTCGCCTCCGCCGGGACCATCAGCGCGTCTCCCACGTCGGGCCTCATCGACGGCCAGCAGATCACCGTGCGGGGCAGCGGCTTCGCGGCCGGTGACGAGGTCTGGATCAGCCAGTGCGGCACCATCGGCGGCCTGCTGCGCTGCAGCGGGGCCGAGGGCCAGGTCGTCTCGGCGGTCGCGGACGCCTCCGGCTCGGTCTCGGCGCAGCTCCTCGTGCGCACCACCTTCACCGGGTACGACGAGAACGGCCAGCCCGCGGGTCAGATCGACTGCGCGCAGGCGTCCGGCTGCTTTGTCAGCGCGAGCGTCGGCACCGGCCCCGAACTGAACCGCGTGGCCATTTCTTTCCGCTGA
- a CDS encoding ABC1 kinase family protein, whose amino-acid sequence MRAAVALRACEVLAVVTATGVRAVFSRRRTDLLADAVVRLGPAFLKVAQLLSTRVDVVPPKVCRALSHVYDDLPVVPVDQAWRRFPARLRDDLVALTPTAAGSIACVYRGELRDGGLVAIKVRRPGVGRIVSRDLELLRGLARLAESWRLLGGMPVADVAGEIAGAVRQQLDFEAEAVALRDLGANLAAVAGVRVPEVRGEYCGPGVLVMEHVPDLRAGTVAAQAKREATLTALRAVYQMIFLDGLVHCDLHPGNLYPMPDGSAVIVDAGFCRRMSDGGRRAFVEFFYRMTRGDGAACADVVLATATATARSDRAGFRAAMIELVESATRDSVADFDLVPFTVRLFAVQREHGLAADPAFVFPILALVVLEGTLREVCADVDFQAEALPFVLRGMMT is encoded by the coding sequence ATGCGCGCGGCGGTCGCCCTGCGGGCCTGCGAGGTCCTGGCGGTGGTCACGGCGACGGGCGTGCGCGCGGTGTTCTCGCGCCGGCGCACGGACCTGCTGGCGGACGCGGTCGTGCGGCTCGGCCCGGCATTCCTGAAGGTGGCGCAGCTGCTGTCCACGAGGGTGGACGTGGTGCCACCGAAGGTGTGCCGGGCACTGTCGCACGTGTACGACGATCTTCCGGTCGTCCCCGTGGACCAGGCGTGGCGGCGGTTTCCGGCACGGCTGCGGGACGACCTCGTGGCGCTGACGCCCACCGCCGCCGGCAGCATCGCGTGCGTCTACCGCGGTGAGCTGCGCGACGGCGGACTCGTCGCGATCAAGGTGCGCCGGCCGGGCGTCGGCCGGATCGTCTCCCGCGACCTCGAGCTGCTGCGCGGCCTCGCCCGGCTCGCCGAGTCGTGGCGCCTGCTGGGCGGCATGCCCGTGGCCGACGTCGCCGGCGAGATCGCCGGGGCGGTCCGCCAGCAGCTCGACTTCGAGGCGGAAGCGGTCGCGTTGCGGGACCTGGGCGCGAACCTCGCCGCCGTTGCCGGAGTGCGGGTGCCCGAGGTGCGCGGCGAGTACTGCGGGCCCGGTGTGCTGGTCATGGAGCACGTACCGGACCTGCGCGCCGGAACCGTTGCCGCGCAGGCGAAGCGAGAAGCGACGCTCACCGCGTTGCGCGCCGTCTACCAGATGATCTTCCTGGACGGGCTGGTCCACTGCGACCTGCATCCCGGCAACCTCTACCCGATGCCGGACGGGTCCGCGGTGATCGTCGACGCGGGCTTCTGCCGCCGGATGAGCGACGGCGGCCGGCGTGCGTTCGTGGAGTTCTTCTACCGGATGACCCGGGGCGACGGTGCCGCGTGCGCCGACGTCGTGCTCGCGACGGCCACCGCCACCGCCCGCTCGGACCGCGCGGGGTTCCGCGCCGCGATGATCGAGCTGGTGGAGTCCGCGACGCGCGACTCCGTCGCCGACTTCGACCTGGTGCCGTTCACCGTCCGGCTCTTCGCGGTGCAGCGCGAGCACGGGCTCGCGGCCGACCCGGCGTTCGTGTTCCCGATCCTCGCGCTCGTCGTCCTGGAGGGCACGTTGCGGGAGGTGTGCGCGGACGTGGACTTCCAGGCCGAGGCGCTGCCGTTCGTGTTGCGCGGCATGATGACCTGA
- a CDS encoding beta-propeller fold lactonase family protein produces the protein MTGQQERGSERAVRAYVSNTNANTVSVIDVASGAITGTIPVGSSPFRLAASADGATVYTVNVLSDDVSVIDTATWSVTATIGVGNLPREIAVSPDGARVYTVNSGSDSVTVIDTATNAVVATVTVGDEPYGVAVLPDNSRAYVTNYNGDTLSVIDTATHEVVSTIPVSDGPFGVACSPDGTRLYVTNHNADTVSVVDVANGEVVATVVVGDAPIGVVVTPDGSAVYVSNQDSGSVSVIGTAAGAVTATVPVGQFPQGLALGPDGAAVYVANLSSGSVSVIETAGNTVVATFEPVVEPVALTVIRAPEGSLPAPGLPPEPGLPEPLPVPPVTSAERLYVAHTTANSVSVVDTETQATLTTIEVGASPFRVAASADGTRVYVTSMGADRLTVIDTATDTVLATVQVGDGPLGVAALPDGSRVYVANQGSDSVSVIDTATHSVVATITVENEPNGLVAAPDGTRVYVANDGSDTVSVIDPATDTVVASVPVGDKPFTLATSPDGTRGYVTNYDADTVTVLDLVSHEQTAEIRLGDGPSGVAVSPDGTRAYVSQFGANAVAVLELPANQVISVVPVGRGPMGAVLSPDGARLYVPSFNEGTVSVIDAASGSITGVLEVSRPMAVAVVAARTA, from the coding sequence ATGACAGGCCAGCAGGAACGAGGCTCGGAGCGCGCGGTTCGCGCCTACGTCTCGAACACCAACGCGAACACGGTGTCGGTGATCGACGTGGCGTCGGGTGCGATCACCGGCACCATCCCGGTCGGCAGCTCGCCGTTCCGGCTGGCCGCCTCAGCCGACGGCGCCACGGTCTACACGGTCAACGTGCTGTCCGACGACGTGTCGGTGATCGACACGGCCACCTGGAGCGTCACGGCCACGATCGGCGTGGGCAACCTGCCCCGGGAGATAGCCGTGAGCCCGGACGGCGCACGCGTCTACACCGTCAACTCCGGCTCGGACTCGGTGACGGTGATCGACACCGCCACCAACGCCGTCGTGGCCACCGTGACGGTCGGCGACGAGCCGTACGGCGTGGCGGTCCTGCCCGACAACAGCCGGGCGTACGTCACCAACTACAACGGCGACACGCTCTCCGTGATCGACACGGCGACGCACGAGGTCGTCTCGACGATCCCGGTGAGCGACGGCCCGTTCGGCGTGGCCTGTTCGCCGGACGGGACCCGCCTGTACGTCACGAACCACAACGCCGACACGGTCTCGGTGGTCGACGTGGCGAACGGCGAGGTGGTCGCGACGGTCGTCGTCGGCGACGCCCCGATCGGGGTCGTGGTGACGCCGGACGGGTCCGCGGTCTACGTGTCCAACCAGGACAGCGGCAGCGTGTCGGTGATCGGGACCGCGGCCGGCGCGGTGACCGCCACGGTGCCGGTGGGCCAGTTCCCCCAGGGGCTCGCGCTCGGCCCGGACGGCGCGGCGGTGTACGTCGCCAACCTGAGCTCCGGCAGCGTCTCCGTGATCGAGACCGCCGGCAACACCGTCGTCGCCACCTTCGAGCCTGTCGTGGAACCCGTGGCGCTCACCGTGATCAGGGCACCCGAGGGCAGCCTGCCCGCGCCCGGCCTCCCGCCGGAGCCCGGCCTGCCCGAACCGCTGCCGGTGCCTCCCGTGACCTCGGCGGAAAGGCTCTACGTCGCGCACACCACGGCGAACTCGGTGTCCGTCGTGGACACCGAGACCCAGGCGACGCTGACCACCATCGAGGTCGGCGCGTCACCGTTCCGCGTCGCCGCCAGTGCCGACGGCACGCGCGTCTACGTGACCAGCATGGGCGCGGACCGGCTGACCGTCATCGACACGGCGACCGACACCGTGCTCGCCACCGTGCAGGTCGGCGACGGCCCGCTGGGAGTGGCCGCGCTGCCCGACGGATCGCGCGTGTACGTCGCCAACCAGGGCTCGGACTCGGTGTCGGTGATCGACACCGCCACCCACTCGGTCGTCGCGACCATCACCGTGGAGAACGAGCCGAACGGCCTGGTCGCGGCACCTGACGGCACGCGGGTCTACGTCGCCAACGACGGCTCCGACACGGTGTCGGTGATCGACCCGGCCACCGACACCGTCGTCGCCTCCGTTCCCGTGGGGGACAAGCCCTTCACGCTCGCCACGAGCCCGGACGGCACCCGCGGGTACGTGACCAACTACGACGCCGACACCGTCACCGTGCTCGACCTCGTCTCGCACGAGCAGACCGCCGAGATTCGGCTGGGCGACGGTCCGTCCGGGGTCGCGGTCAGCCCCGACGGCACGCGGGCGTACGTGTCCCAGTTCGGCGCGAACGCCGTGGCCGTCCTCGAACTGCCGGCCAACCAGGTGATCAGCGTGGTCCCCGTGGGCCGGGGACCGATGGGTGCCGTGCTCAGCCCCGACGGCGCGCGGCTCTACGTGCCGAGCTTCAACGAGGGCACCGTCTCGGTGATCGACGCCGCGTCCGGCTCCATCACCGGCGTGCTCGAGGTGAGCCGGCCGATGGCGGTGGCCGTGGTGGCCGCGCGCACGGCGTGA